Proteins from a genomic interval of Danio rerio strain Tuebingen ecotype United States chromosome 4, GRCz12tu, whole genome shotgun sequence:
- the znf569l gene encoding uncharacterized protein znf569l isoform X1: protein MAFIKEESEDVKIEDTFTVKQEDLQEQTDLVVLKEETDQMEEKQQFEKPQEIMTNEKPTLTKKTSRGRPRKPKSECLLSCKQCGKRYSQKSHLDIHMRVHTKEKPYTCEQCGKSFGYIQGFRTHMRVHTGERPYTCQQCGKSFYYAGSLTVHMRIHTGEKPFSCAQCRKSFSQKQNLDIHMKVHTIEKPYTCEQCGKSFGYIQGFKTHMRVHTGERPYTCQHCGQTFYHAGNFAVHRRIHTGERPYTCQQCGKTFHHGGNFAAHMRIHTGEKPYSCPQCGKSFKQNGNLEVHMRTHTGERIFTCTQCGKSFTRKQSLHIHMRIHTGEKPYTCTECGKSFPYKNTLNHHMTTHTEEKPFACAQCGKSFTTKASLKNHMNGHTGTIVFTCDQCGKSLTRKDSIKQHMKTHSREDRLRCNECGKDFKHKRSLNTHMKLHNGEQSPQN, encoded by the exons atggcgtttattaaagaggagagtgaagatgtgaagattgaagacacattcacagtcaaacaggaagatctgcaggaacaaacag acttggtggtgctgaaagaagagactgaTCAAATGGAGGAGAAACAGCAGTTTGAGAAACCCCAAGAGATAATGACtaatgaaaaacccacactgactaaaaagacttcaCGTGGAAGACCTCGGAAACCCAAATCTGAATGTCTTTTAAGCtgtaaacagtgtggaaagagataCAGTCAAAAGTCACACCTTGAtattcacatgagagttcacactaaagagaaaccttacacctgcgaacagtgtggaaagagttttggttaTATACAAGGCTTTAGAacccacatgagagttcacactggagagaggccgtacacatgccaacagtgtggaaaaagcttctactATGCAGGAAGCCTTAcggtgcacatgagaattcacactggggagaagcctttcagctgtGCACAGTGTAGAAAAAGTTTCAGTCAAAAGCAGAACCTTGACATTCACATGAAAGTTCACACTAttgagaaaccttacacctgcgaacagtgtggaaaaagttttGGTTATATACAAGGCTTTAAAacccacatgagagttcacactggagagaggccgtacacatgccaacactGTGGACAAACCTTCTATCATGCAGGAAACTTTGCAGTGCACAGGAGAATTCATACTGGAGAGAGGccatacacatgccaacagtgtggaaaaaccTTCCATCATGGAGGAAACTTTGCagcacacatgagaattcacactggggaaaAGCCTTActcttgccctcagtgtggaaagagttttaagcaaaatggcaaccttgaagtccacatgagaacacacactggagagagaATTTTTACTTGcacacagtgtgggaaaagtttcacTCGAAAACAAAGCCTTcacatccacatgaggattcatactggagagaaaccttacacatgcacagagtgtggtaaaagtttcccaTATAAAAACACACTCAATCACCACATGACAACTCACACCGAagagaagccgtttgcatgtgctcagtgtggaaagagcttcacaaccaaagctAGCCTCAAGAAtcacatgaatggtcacactggaaccatagtgttcacatgtgatcagtgtggaaagagtctcacacgcaaagactccattaagcaacacatgaagactcactcaAGAGAGGATCGTCTTAGATGCAATGAGTGTGGAAAAgactttaaacataaaagaagcctcaacactcacatgaagcttcacaatggagagcagagtcctcaaaattga
- the znf569l gene encoding uncharacterized protein znf569l isoform X2 has protein sequence MEEKQQFEKPQEIMTNEKPTLTKKTSRGRPRKPKSECLLSCKQCGKRYSQKSHLDIHMRVHTKEKPYTCEQCGKSFGYIQGFRTHMRVHTGERPYTCQQCGKSFYYAGSLTVHMRIHTGEKPFSCAQCRKSFSQKQNLDIHMKVHTIEKPYTCEQCGKSFGYIQGFKTHMRVHTGERPYTCQHCGQTFYHAGNFAVHRRIHTGERPYTCQQCGKTFHHGGNFAAHMRIHTGEKPYSCPQCGKSFKQNGNLEVHMRTHTGERIFTCTQCGKSFTRKQSLHIHMRIHTGEKPYTCTECGKSFPYKNTLNHHMTTHTEEKPFACAQCGKSFTTKASLKNHMNGHTGTIVFTCDQCGKSLTRKDSIKQHMKTHSREDRLRCNECGKDFKHKRSLNTHMKLHNGEQSPQN, from the coding sequence ATGGAGGAGAAACAGCAGTTTGAGAAACCCCAAGAGATAATGACtaatgaaaaacccacactgactaaaaagacttcaCGTGGAAGACCTCGGAAACCCAAATCTGAATGTCTTTTAAGCtgtaaacagtgtggaaagagataCAGTCAAAAGTCACACCTTGAtattcacatgagagttcacactaaagagaaaccttacacctgcgaacagtgtggaaagagttttggttaTATACAAGGCTTTAGAacccacatgagagttcacactggagagaggccgtacacatgccaacagtgtggaaaaagcttctactATGCAGGAAGCCTTAcggtgcacatgagaattcacactggggagaagcctttcagctgtGCACAGTGTAGAAAAAGTTTCAGTCAAAAGCAGAACCTTGACATTCACATGAAAGTTCACACTAttgagaaaccttacacctgcgaacagtgtggaaaaagttttGGTTATATACAAGGCTTTAAAacccacatgagagttcacactggagagaggccgtacacatgccaacactGTGGACAAACCTTCTATCATGCAGGAAACTTTGCAGTGCACAGGAGAATTCATACTGGAGAGAGGccatacacatgccaacagtgtggaaaaaccTTCCATCATGGAGGAAACTTTGCagcacacatgagaattcacactggggaaaAGCCTTActcttgccctcagtgtggaaagagttttaagcaaaatggcaaccttgaagtccacatgagaacacacactggagagagaATTTTTACTTGcacacagtgtgggaaaagtttcacTCGAAAACAAAGCCTTcacatccacatgaggattcatactggagagaaaccttacacatgcacagagtgtggtaaaagtttcccaTATAAAAACACACTCAATCACCACATGACAACTCACACCGAagagaagccgtttgcatgtgctcagtgtggaaagagcttcacaaccaaagctAGCCTCAAGAAtcacatgaatggtcacactggaaccatagtgttcacatgtgatcagtgtggaaagagtctcacacgcaaagactccattaagcaacacatgaagactcactcaAGAGAGGATCGTCTTAGATGCAATGAGTGTGGAAAAgactttaaacataaaagaagcctcaacactcacatgaagcttcacaatggagagcagagtcctcaaaattga